From Halichoerus grypus chromosome 6, mHalGry1.hap1.1, whole genome shotgun sequence, one genomic window encodes:
- the CEP20 gene encoding centrosomal protein 20 isoform X2: MATVAELKAVLKDTLEKRGVLGHLKARIRAEVFSALDDESEPRPSLSHENLLINELIREYLEFNKYKYTASVLISESGQPVVPLDRQFLIRELNAFEESKDDTI; the protein is encoded by the exons ATGGCGACTGTCGCCGAGCTGAAGGCTG TTTTAAAGGACACGTTGGAGAAAAGGGGAGTATTAGGGCATTTAAAAGCAAGGATCCGAGCTGAAGTTTTCAGTGCCCTAGATGATGAAAGCGAACCCCGACCATCATTGTCTCATGAAAACCTTCTAATTAATGAACTAATTCGGGAGTATCTGGAGTTCAACAAATATAAGTACACAGCATCTGTCCTCATATCAG AATCTGGTCAACCTGTAGTTCCATTGGACAGACAGTTTCTCATCCGTGAACTAAATGCATTTGAAGAATCAAAGGATGATACAAT ATGA
- the CEP20 gene encoding centrosomal protein 20 isoform X1, which produces MATVAELKAVLKDTLEKRGVLGHLKARIRAEVFSALDDESEPRPSLSHENLLINELIREYLEFNKYKYTASVLISESGQPVVPLDRQFLIRELNAFEESKDDTIPLLYGILAHFLRGTKDDLQNPFLRGSSLQPPNPNLGEQPSRRKQRDDHRRTEKGNSANIEEPLVSQAVKR; this is translated from the exons ATGGCGACTGTCGCCGAGCTGAAGGCTG TTTTAAAGGACACGTTGGAGAAAAGGGGAGTATTAGGGCATTTAAAAGCAAGGATCCGAGCTGAAGTTTTCAGTGCCCTAGATGATGAAAGCGAACCCCGACCATCATTGTCTCATGAAAACCTTCTAATTAATGAACTAATTCGGGAGTATCTGGAGTTCAACAAATATAAGTACACAGCATCTGTCCTCATATCAG AATCTGGTCAACCTGTAGTTCCATTGGACAGACAGTTTCTCATCCGTGAACTAAATGCATTTGAAGAATCAAAGGATGATACAAT ACCTCTTTTATATGGAATTTTAGCTCATTTCTTGCGTGGAACTAAGGATGACCTCCAAAATCCATTTCTGAGAGGGTCTTCACTTCAGCCTCCAAACCCAAATCTTGGCGAACAACCTAGCAGAAGAAAGCAAAGGG ATGACCACCGAAGAACGGAGAAGGGGAATAGTGCTAACATTGAAGAGCCTCTCGTTTCTCAAGCAGTGAAGAGATGA